The following are encoded together in the Labrus mixtus chromosome 2, fLabMix1.1, whole genome shotgun sequence genome:
- the LOC132987398 gene encoding beta-1,3-galactosyltransferase 5-like has protein sequence MEDWRRHVKHISILIFGAVVIFLFYHNSKRKSEAWEPAPEPDNYHVPYPGNYKFIMDETQTCQKTTPFLVLMVQIAPFDVAARDAIRRMWGSEKLVLGQLVETLFILGLPGGADAEQQQKKLEQENQQHHDLIQSDFQDSYGNLTIKTMTMLEWLSAYCVKASFAMKIDSDMFLHVPNLVKLLLDSNSSKALNYMTGLVWWHSPVLRDQSNKFYMPKTVFAEPEYPPYPLGMAYVMSLDLPRKILEVSSHIKPIFIEDVYLGMCLKRLGISPTDPPAKTMFLVDPVHPLSTCYLSKVIAMTTTSIPQMKSYWERSRQPDAKC, from the coding sequence ATGGAGGACTGGAGGAGACACGTTAAGCACATCTCCATCCTCATCTTTGGAGCAGTGGTGATCTTCCTCTTTTACCACAACTCTAAAAGGAAGTCAGAAGCATGGGAACCGGCTCCGGAGCCTGACAATTACCATGTCCCCTATCCAGGAAACTACAAATTCATTATGGACGAAACACAGACGTGTCAAAAGACAACTCCTTTTCTGGTCCTGATGGTCCAGATCGCACCCTTTGACGTGGCTGCTCGAGACGCCATCAGGAGGATGTGGGGGAGTGAAAAGCTGGTTCTGGGTCAGCTGGTGGAGACTCTCTTCATACTGGGCCTGCCTGGTGGAGCAGacgctgagcagcagcagaagaagctgGAACAGGAGAACCAGCAGCACCACGACCTGATCCAGAGTGACTTCCAGGACAGCTACGGCAATCTGACCATCAAGACGATGACGATGCTGGAGTGGCTGTCAGCTTACTGTGTCAAAGCCTCCTTTGCCATGAAGATCGACTCGGATATGTTTCTCCACGTCCCAAATTTGGTGAAACTTTTACTGGATTCAAACAGTTCGAAAGCACTAAACTACATGACAGGTCTGGTTTGGTGGCACAGCCCAGTTCTCAGAGACCAGTCCAACAAGTTCTACATGCCTAAGACAGTGTTTGCTGAGCCTGAGTACCCCCCTTATCCCCTGGGCATGGCCTACGTTATGTCCTTGGATCTGCCTCGAAAAATCCTGGAAGTTTCTTCTCACATTAAACCGATTTTTATAGAAGATGTGTACCTGGGAATGTGCCTGAAACGCCTGGGTATTTCCCCCACAGACCCTCCTGCAAAGACGATGTTTCTTGTCGACCCTGTGCATCCTCTGAGCACCTGCTATCTCTCTAAAGTGATCGCTATGACGACGACAAGCATCCCACAGATGAAGAGTTACTGGGAGAGGAGCAGACAGCCAGACGCTAAATGCTGA
- the LOC132987410 gene encoding vasorin-like gives MLPYLLLFLSSGLVLSSDCPADCACQGQDSIFCIHRRSSTVPRVPTTTQNLYIFQNGINTLSQEDFKDLGELELLDLSQNELAEIPDDVFEMLAKLKNLDLSSNQITHISKGTFSGLVQLERLYLHANRIQSIHLEAFEGLEMLLELKLQGNQLTSLPSLNFPQLLLLDLSHNNIPTLGPFDLQTPHLEALKISSLGLTSVDDDLIAALGNLHELDISTNQLTEVPQALKQDSLKGLIKLSLAANPLGQLRVEDFQKLTGLQDLDLSGLNLQGFPQSFFQTFPRLIHLTAAENPFNCLCPLAWFPVWLRDKNVNLGRLEETRCHFPLVNAGKKLSDLEHKDFGCPPSTTVLIGSPIGSTPVPQMPTTSSETTHTNAIPPPPPPSEENVSSKTDSYPLPPHPPVSPTSNSGEYEPHICPPNICLNGGTCNFDPLGQLGCLCPSGTSGLYCENVDEVPEPPKRSATEGPMVDPVVPTELDAISSRQVTSTSILLDLHRFIETRPHIRGIRLTYRNLSGPDRRPIILSVPATYPEYTLRGLRPNCTYSVCASPLGERINSRSNSSLETGWCTEARTEGVPLTSVEPRVETQSQLTYTLVPALAALALVLGLAVLAGTIICLRKKSKAKSGIELELGPADSDPMELEGIKAGLENGGNGTLPHKQPEIDCCHNPQAPPSLLQNGALEHEVPLMQGHCPSNNNLASLKPSYF, from the coding sequence ATGCTGCCTTATCTCCTCTTGTTCCTCTCATCTGGTTTGGTTTTGTCCTCCGACTGCCCAGCAGACTGTGCCTGCCAAGGCCAGGACTCGATATTCTGCATTCATCGCCGCTCCAGCACTGTACCCCGTGTTCCTACCACCACCCAAAATCTATACATCTTCCAGAACGGCATCAATACTTTGTCCCAAGAGGACTTCAAGGACCTTGGGGAGTTGGAGTTACTAGATCTCAGTCAGAATGAGCTGGCAGAGATTCCAGATGATGTGTTTGAGATGCTAGCAAAGCTGAAGAACTTGGACCTGTCATCTAACCAAATAACCCACATCTCCAAAGGCACTTTTTCTGGGTTGGTCCAACTGGAGCGACTGTATCTTCATGCAAACCGCATTCAGAGCATCCACTTGGAAGCCTTTGAGGGCTTAGAGATGCTACTGGAACTTAAGCTCCAAGGAAACCAGCTCACTTCTCTTCCGTCCCTCAATTTCCCCCAGCTTTTGCTTCTAGACCTCAGCCACAACAACATCCCAACCCTGGGACCCTTTGATCTCCAGACTCCCCACTTGGAGGCCCTTAAGATTTCCTCTCTTGGGCTTACTTCTGTGGATGATGATCTCATAGCTGCCCTAGGGAACCTCCATGAGCTTGACATATCCACAAACCAGTTAACTGAGGTGCCCCAGGCGTTAAAGCAGGACTCCCTAAAAGGGCTGATCAAGCTCAGTCTTGCTGCAAACCCATTGGGCCAGCTCAGGGTCGAGGACTTTCAGAAACTGACTGGACTTCAAGATCTTGATCTCAGTGGACTAAATCTCCAGGGATTTCCTCAGAGTTTCTTCCAGACCTTCCCAAGGTTAATTCACCTTACGGCTGCAGAGAACCCATTTAACTGCTTGTGTCCATTAGCCTGGTTCCCAGTGTGGCTAAGAGATAAGAATGTGAATCTGGGGAGGCTTGAAGAAACCAGGTGCCACTTCCCTCTAGTTAATGCTGGAAAGAAGCTTTCAGACCTAGAGCACAAAGATTTTGGATGTCCACCTTCCACAACAGTTCTGATTGGCTCTCCCATTGGAAGTACTCCTGTTCCCCAGATGCCCAccacctcttcagaaaccaccCACACCAAtgctattcctcctcctcctccacccagtGAGGAAAATGTCTCCTCAAAAACAGACAGCTACCCCCTTCCACCTCACCCTCCTGTGTCCCCTACTTCCAACAGTGGTGAATATGAGCCTCACATCTGCCCACCAAACATCTGCCTCAATGGAGGCACTTGTAATTTTGACCCATTAGGTCAACTCGGCTGTCTATGTCCCTCAGGAACCTCTGGCCTCTACTGTGAAAATGTGGATGAGGTTCCTGAGCCACCAAAACGTTCAGCAACAGAAGGTCCAATGGTTGACCCTGTGGTTCCCACTGAACTTGATGCTATCAGCTCACGGCAGGTGACCTCCACATCTATCCTTCTTGACCTGCACCGTTTCATTGAAACAAGGCCACACATCCGTGGCATTAGGTTAACCTATAGAAACCTCTCTGGACCTGACCGCCGCCCCATTATCCTGAGTGTGCCGGCAACCTACCCTGAGTACACCTTGCGTGGTTTGAGACCCAACTGTACCTACTCAGTCTGCGCTAGTCCCCTGGGTGAGAGAATCAACTCTAGGTCCAACAGCTCTTTAGAAACCGGGTGGTGTACGGAGGCTCGCACAGAAGGCGTTCCACTGACATCAGTAGAACCAAGGGTGGAGACGCAGAGCCAGCTGACATACACTCTTGTCCCTGCCCTCGCTGCCCTGGCCCTTGTGCTTGGGTTGGCTGTGTTGGCTGGGACAATCATCTGTTTGCGGAAGAAGAGCAAGGCCAAGTCAGGAATAGAGCTGGAGCTGGGCCCAGCTGATTCGGACCCTATGGAACTAGAAGGGATAAAGGCTGGCTTGGAGAATGGGGGAAATGGTACATTGCCCCACAAACAGCCTGAGATTGACTGCTGTCACAATCCTCAGGCGCCTCCATCTTTACTACAAAACGGGGCTTTGGAACACGAAGTACCCCTAATGCAAGGACACTGCCCATCAAATAACAATCTAGCATCCCTAAAGCCATCATATTTCTAG